The Maylandia zebra isolate NMK-2024a linkage group LG7, Mzebra_GT3a, whole genome shotgun sequence genome contains a region encoding:
- the gfi1b gene encoding zinc finger protein Gfi-1b, whose product MPLSFMVRSKKFTSYRQKNFDEDDSEASATSEIPAAVQTTDISDRPKSEGQSSPEAPRLLTKEEPELECPLPLHPEPSRPLMTQTQPYYLPEPHLADFQPYAWETLSPSYKLRQMSFSPTVLQHASNLYSTNINRSPQPQQPLDCSTHYSPSSNTYHCITCDKVFSTSHGLEVHVRRSHSGMRPFGCSICRKTFGHAVSLEQHMNVHSQEKSFECKMCGKSFKRSSTLSTHLLIHSDTRPYPCQYCGKRFHQKSDMKKHTYIHTGEKPHKCQVCGKAFSQSSNLITHSRKHTGFKPFGCDICSKGFQRKVDLRRHHESQHGIS is encoded by the exons ATGCCTCTGTCGTTTATGGTAAGAAGCAAAAAGTTCACTTCCTACAGGCAAAAAAATTTCGATGAGGATGACTCGGAGGCCTCCGCAACATCTG AAATCCCAGCAGCCGTTCAGACCACAGACATTTCAGACAGGCCTAAGTCAGAGGGGCAATCTTCCCCTGAAGCCCCCCGCTTACTTACTAAGGAGGAACCGGAGCTTGAATGTCCCTTACCGCTTCACCCAGAGCCAAGCAGACCTCTCATGACTCAGACACAGCCGTACTACCTGCCAG AGCCTCACTTGGCTGACTTCCAACCTTATGCCTGGGAGACATTGTCTCCTTCCTACAAGCTCCGTCAGATGAGTTTCAGCCCCACAGTGCTGCAGCATGCCAGTAACCTGTACAGCACCAACATCAACCGTAGTCCTCAGCCTCAGCAGCCTCTAGACTGCAGCACTCACTACTCGCCTTCTTCGAACACCTATCACTGTATCACCTGTGACAAG GTATTTTCAACTTCCCATGGACTGGAGGTTCATGTCAGAAGGTCTCACAGTGGAATGAGGCCGTTTGGCTGCAGCATCTGCAGAAAAACATTTGGTCATGCTGTCAGCCTGGAGCAGCACATGAACGTCCACTCTCAG GAAAAAAGTTTCGAGTGCAAGATGTGCGGCAAATCCTTCAAGCGTTCATCCACGCTCTCGACACACCTGCTTATCCACTCCGACACCAGGCCTTACCCCTGCCAGTACTGTGGCAAGAGATTTCATCAGAAATCTGATATGAAAAAGCACACCTACATACACACTG gTGAAAAACCTCACAAATGCCAAGTTTGTGGCAAAGCTTTCAGCCAAAGCTCCAACCTGATCACACACAGCCGGAAACACACAGGATTTAAGCCCTTCGGGTGTGACATTTGTTCAAAGGGCTTCCAACGCAAGGTTGATCTGCGCAGGCACCACGAGAGCCAGCATGGCATAAGCTGA